The following proteins come from a genomic window of Acetivibrio cellulolyticus CD2:
- a CDS encoding dockerin type I domain-containing protein has translation MKRFIVLFLCACILMQSFLCTGLLNTVSADGGGIIPLSFEVTDSVINPDKPVIYFSDMANKKLYEVNYETGDNREITFKYPPERIAYSNGKIYVCLLKGEHSSFWLQEDQQGAFAVIDADNFTKISECDISLDPYDIAADTYGNVYISSGSGQWPGIRSYTEQGHQIYANYETVHERSKIFINPDYNRVYGVSMAYNTFIETHDIDSSGNISKEIWKGSFSMNDAKSASMSPDGKYLFVDFNRSTEIFSCNRQYAEDVVLVGSILKGSRGMAYDLENNRFFMCDGTNQVGIYEYDFMEKTGTVNAANNVEEIYYKNYEFIAVTSNSSKQFAIEVIPSSSIVQTPAVGNPDPYSVKLRGTIKDTIYDGNKAYSIDNAFNHLFITDLNTRQVIKQVKLPYRPSGLCISEDKTRIFVANSDTNYPVTELDINTGNVRRNLKYAMEADYVSSNGSVLSKHIYNRGGKLYLVGGEWEHKLYVFEASSFEFISSPLKNIGGMVFSPNNDYFYYRDTLADYLQKYSIDGTTFTQVATSNFCCFDTWVSPFDTLPLLLNGKDEIICKKYIFSQDDLSLLERFFPEDIYAVNTDANLALGPSGFYNLSTCQEIEYLDLEGAKSFYLDQDLSLIYEKNNILKIPKLLSVDTNATRVSLDKNQTFQVFATGGYSDGRKSDLTSQATFKTGNPNIATASSTGLVTGVGMGTTEIVINYGSFTQIIKVDVALGLKSITLSSGELSPNFDPRVTSYDVILPFRTEKVPVLTAIAQDPNAKVSIEPAASLPGSTEIILSSPDGSYSIKYIVHFEVAQYIESNHPYATNTDVLWEYTEPDYTGDLMKITFSSDTALESSCDYLYISDKYGDISGSPFTGNNLAGKTITVKGNSFKIRLTSDNGTNLYGFRITSIEYAKMELTGITTNTDDITFDGQEPFQLKVDADYSDGSKIDVTNEVIYSSENHSIAKVDQYGLITAVACGSTSITTLYKGYITTVKVNVIDARPKDVIYPDNLLIRQISKNSISIIWTNKNPYVCMLEYGTEENTGFKTGWSLPSQEHKFILDGLEPASHYNLTIHYMINGEEVKSDLIGIDTTDCSYFDTGDRFDRVIYDSINNKAYGFSKEKKVLSIIDLSCFGLEKTIGLEEIPSDLCLSDDKKTLYILNSNGSVHVFDTVSKEKVEEIKFSIPNTYGRSTHFHIYYKNKKLFMVDGAWAPGLWVYDPESRELKNYTSKINGIGDLVFSSSGNEFYYWYQYGWDSGWGGSNIYKCSIDESGNISIVKKLYEQNSGHADIGRDPLNTPIFLDESQNRMYCKNIVLDVDNFKIINKLSENIYDFGPENKNFAGTTQLFRTSDLSVSSTMPRADSQNVFFDKTGTLYMCQPNDTKVFYYNEDDIEVVGDYNGDKKVNSIDFAVLKKYLLGMVVSFEAKDKMYVGDLNRDGSINSIDFAILKGYLLGVFNKLPYET, from the coding sequence ATGAAAAGGTTTATAGTTCTGTTTTTATGTGCATGCATTTTAATGCAAAGTTTTTTATGCACGGGTCTTTTGAATACTGTAAGTGCAGATGGAGGTGGAATAATACCTTTATCCTTTGAGGTAACAGATTCTGTAATTAACCCGGACAAGCCTGTTATTTACTTTTCAGATATGGCAAACAAGAAGTTGTATGAGGTTAACTATGAGACCGGAGATAACAGAGAGATCACTTTCAAGTATCCACCGGAGCGTATTGCATATTCAAACGGCAAGATTTATGTTTGTTTGCTTAAAGGCGAGCATAGCTCCTTTTGGTTGCAGGAAGACCAGCAAGGTGCCTTCGCTGTAATTGATGCTGATAATTTTACTAAAATTTCAGAGTGTGATATTTCATTAGATCCCTATGATATTGCAGCAGATACATACGGCAATGTTTATATTTCAAGCGGGTCAGGTCAATGGCCTGGAATAAGAAGTTATACGGAGCAAGGGCATCAAATATATGCCAACTATGAAACAGTTCATGAAAGAAGTAAAATATTTATTAATCCGGATTATAATAGGGTTTATGGCGTTAGCATGGCTTATAACACGTTTATAGAAACTCATGATATAGATAGCAGCGGGAATATATCCAAGGAAATATGGAAGGGTTCATTTAGTATGAATGATGCGAAAAGTGCCAGCATGTCTCCGGATGGTAAATACCTTTTTGTTGATTTTAACAGAAGCACCGAAATATTCAGTTGCAACCGTCAGTATGCCGAAGATGTTGTTCTGGTAGGAAGCATTTTAAAAGGTTCAAGAGGAATGGCTTACGATCTTGAAAATAACAGGTTCTTTATGTGCGATGGCACAAATCAAGTGGGTATATATGAATACGATTTTATGGAGAAAACAGGGACGGTAAATGCTGCAAATAACGTTGAAGAAATATACTACAAAAATTACGAGTTTATTGCGGTGACTTCAAATTCAAGCAAACAATTTGCTATTGAGGTAATACCTTCTTCCTCTATTGTGCAAACACCAGCTGTGGGGAATCCAGATCCCTATTCGGTTAAATTAAGGGGAACCATCAAAGATACGATATATGACGGCAATAAAGCTTATTCCATAGACAATGCGTTTAATCACTTGTTTATAACTGATCTTAATACGCGTCAGGTTATCAAGCAGGTCAAATTGCCATATAGACCTTCCGGTTTATGTATTTCTGAAGACAAGACCAGGATATTTGTAGCAAACTCAGATACAAATTATCCCGTTACCGAGTTGGATATAAACACAGGTAATGTGCGGAGAAATCTAAAATATGCAATGGAAGCAGATTATGTATCAAGTAATGGTTCGGTACTTTCCAAACACATCTATAATAGGGGTGGTAAGCTTTACTTGGTTGGAGGTGAATGGGAACATAAACTATATGTATTTGAAGCATCATCGTTTGAATTTATTTCATCTCCTTTAAAAAATATTGGTGGTATGGTCTTTTCTCCAAATAATGATTACTTTTATTACCGGGATACATTAGCAGATTATTTGCAAAAGTATTCAATTGATGGTACAACTTTTACTCAAGTGGCTACAAGCAATTTTTGCTGTTTTGATACATGGGTTTCTCCCTTTGACACACTTCCATTATTACTTAACGGCAAAGATGAGATAATTTGCAAGAAATATATTTTTAGTCAAGATGATTTAAGCCTCTTAGAAAGATTTTTCCCTGAAGATATTTATGCAGTTAACACTGATGCCAATCTAGCATTGGGACCATCAGGGTTTTATAATTTGAGTACATGCCAGGAAATCGAGTATTTAGATCTTGAGGGAGCTAAATCATTCTATTTGGATCAGGACTTGTCCCTTATCTACGAAAAGAATAATATTTTAAAAATCCCAAAGCTTCTAAGCGTTGATACTAATGCTACCAGGGTGTCTCTGGATAAAAACCAGACTTTTCAAGTCTTTGCCACTGGCGGCTATTCAGATGGGAGAAAGAGCGATTTAACTTCTCAGGCAACCTTTAAAACCGGTAATCCCAATATAGCAACGGCAAGCTCAACCGGTTTGGTTACTGGTGTTGGAATGGGTACAACAGAAATAGTTATAAATTACGGCAGTTTTACTCAAATTATAAAGGTTGATGTGGCATTGGGACTAAAATCAATAACACTCTCAAGTGGGGAATTATCTCCTAATTTTGACCCAAGGGTAACTTCCTATGACGTTATATTGCCCTTTAGAACTGAAAAAGTACCGGTACTTACTGCTATTGCACAAGATCCCAATGCAAAGGTGAGTATTGAACCTGCAGCAAGTCTGCCCGGTAGCACAGAGATTATACTGTCATCCCCCGATGGAAGTTACTCCATTAAATATATAGTGCACTTTGAAGTAGCACAATACATTGAGTCAAATCATCCTTATGCTACCAATACAGATGTGCTTTGGGAATACACAGAGCCTGACTATACCGGGGATTTGATGAAAATAACTTTTTCTTCCGATACAGCATTAGAAAGCAGTTGTGATTACTTATACATAAGTGATAAATACGGCGATATCTCAGGCAGCCCTTTTACCGGCAACAATCTTGCAGGTAAAACAATAACCGTCAAAGGAAATAGTTTTAAAATCCGTTTAACCTCAGATAATGGCACAAACTTGTATGGATTTAGAATAACAAGCATTGAGTATGCAAAGATGGAGTTAACAGGAATCACAACCAATACCGATGACATTACGTTTGACGGACAGGAACCATTTCAACTTAAAGTTGATGCTGATTATTCGGATGGTTCTAAAATAGATGTAACAAATGAGGTAATTTACAGTTCGGAAAATCATTCAATTGCAAAGGTAGATCAGTATGGTCTGATTACTGCGGTTGCCTGTGGAAGTACCAGCATTACAACCCTGTATAAAGGATATATCACCACTGTAAAGGTTAATGTAATTGATGCCAGACCGAAAGATGTAATTTATCCGGATAATCTTCTCATAAGGCAGATTTCTAAAAATTCCATAAGTATTATCTGGACAAATAAAAATCCATATGTTTGTATGTTAGAATATGGAACTGAAGAAAATACAGGATTTAAAACAGGTTGGAGTCTTCCTTCACAGGAGCATAAATTTATTTTGGATGGTTTGGAACCCGCTTCCCATTATAATTTGACAATTCATTATATGATTAATGGGGAAGAGGTCAAGAGTGATTTAATCGGTATTGATACAACCGACTGTAGCTACTTTGATACTGGCGACAGGTTCGACAGGGTGATTTACGACTCTATAAACAACAAGGCTTATGGATTCAGTAAGGAGAAAAAGGTACTATCTATTATAGATTTAAGTTGTTTTGGACTGGAAAAAACAATAGGTCTGGAAGAAATACCTTCCGATTTGTGCCTGTCAGATGATAAAAAGACATTATATATATTAAACTCAAATGGTTCTGTTCATGTTTTTGATACAGTGAGCAAAGAAAAAGTTGAAGAGATAAAATTTTCGATTCCCAATACATATGGCAGGAGCACGCACTTTCATATATATTATAAAAATAAAAAGCTGTTTATGGTTGATGGTGCATGGGCACCGGGCTTATGGGTTTATGATCCTGAAAGCAGAGAGCTTAAGAATTACACAAGTAAAATTAACGGAATTGGAGACCTTGTGTTTTCAAGTTCCGGTAATGAGTTTTATTACTGGTACCAATACGGATGGGACTCTGGATGGGGTGGAAGTAACATATACAAATGCAGTATTGATGAATCAGGTAATATCAGTATTGTTAAAAAGCTTTATGAACAAAATTCAGGACATGCAGATATTGGAAGAGATCCGTTGAACACTCCTATTTTCCTTGATGAATCACAAAACAGGATGTACTGCAAAAACATTGTTTTGGATGTAGATAACTTCAAAATCATAAATAAGCTTTCTGAAAACATATATGATTTTGGACCTGAAAACAAGAACTTTGCTGGAACTACACAGCTGTTCAGGACTAGTGATTTGTCAGTTTCGAGTACAATGCCAAGGGCAGATTCCCAAAATGTTTTCTTTGATAAAACAGGGACCTTGTATATGTGTCAACCCAATGATACAAAGGTTTTCTACTATAATGAAGATGATATTGAAGTGGTTGGTGATTATAACGGAGATAAAAAAGTTAACTCCATAGATTTTGCAGTTCTTAAAAAATATCTGTTAGGTATGGTTGTAAGTTTCGAGGCGAAAGATAAGATGTATGTTGGAGATTTAAACAGGGACGGAAGCATAAACTCCATAGATTTTGCAATACTTAAGGGATATTTGTTGGGGGTATTTAATAAATTACCCTATGAAACTTAA
- a CDS encoding copper amine oxidase N-terminal domain-containing protein has translation MCFKKLISIAVMSAVILCWSSAFATDDIVPIMDNPVAEAEKLPTTVSYSGNVSEVLTEDANLSAIVITEDGQNSDRRFNISEDTVVIDNELAVAQNITSIKKGDKITVYASPISTFSLPPQSSAYVILTNIQEKAPAKLLKVEEIAKNQDGSMTITDTDNEYMVGITKDTVLLPYRTKQIVTMDSIEKEDYILVWSEIMTMSIPAHMTADSVVLLKGFKFGEPIEDEDVTSSEVSQVDKVLLSKQAGVIFVNGKEISVKGANKVFYENKNGVCMLPLRAISEALDYSVQWTSEGKRVDILKGAKSFTLHIGSKECGKQKMRCILENEPEIKNGLTFVPIEFLTEVMEIETIINNSDN, from the coding sequence ATGTGTTTTAAAAAACTAATTTCCATTGCCGTAATGTCGGCTGTAATACTGTGTTGGTCTTCCGCTTTTGCGACTGACGATATTGTACCAATAATGGATAACCCTGTCGCGGAAGCAGAAAAGCTGCCAACTACGGTTTCGTATTCAGGAAATGTAAGTGAGGTATTGACTGAAGATGCTAATTTATCTGCAATTGTAATTACAGAAGATGGACAAAACTCAGATAGGAGATTCAATATATCTGAAGATACCGTTGTTATTGATAATGAGTTGGCTGTAGCACAAAATATAACATCCATAAAAAAGGGAGATAAAATTACTGTATACGCATCTCCTATAAGCACATTCAGTTTACCACCACAATCATCTGCATATGTTATATTGACCAATATTCAAGAAAAAGCACCTGCGAAACTTTTAAAAGTTGAGGAGATAGCAAAAAACCAGGATGGCAGCATGACAATTACTGATACTGATAATGAATATATGGTGGGTATTACAAAAGACACAGTTTTATTGCCATACAGAACAAAGCAGATAGTTACTATGGACAGTATAGAAAAGGAAGATTATATTCTTGTTTGGTCTGAGATAATGACAATGAGCATTCCAGCTCATATGACAGCGGACAGTGTGGTTCTACTAAAAGGCTTTAAGTTTGGCGAGCCAATAGAAGACGAGGATGTTACAAGTTCTGAAGTTTCTCAAGTTGATAAAGTCTTACTGTCTAAACAGGCAGGAGTCATCTTCGTTAATGGCAAGGAGATATCAGTCAAAGGAGCAAATAAAGTTTTTTATGAAAATAAGAATGGTGTATGTATGTTGCCTTTAAGAGCAATTTCTGAAGCGTTAGATTATAGTGTTCAATGGACAAGTGAGGGCAAAAGAGTTGATATTTTAAAGGGTGCCAAATCTTTTACTTTACATATAGGAAGCAAGGAATGTGGAAAACAGAAGATGAGATGTATATTGGAAAATGAACCGGAAATTAAAAACGGGTTAACTTTTGTTCCGATTGAATTTCTTACTGAAGTGATGGAAATTGAAACTATTATCAATAATAGTGATAATTAA
- a CDS encoding class I SAM-dependent methyltransferase: protein MDIKNTAKQFDKVALEYDFVVSLTEKQDDILVKSMPNKRNQVLDIGCGSGNKSILLSKYFEHVIGIDISDSFLQIAEHKKNAKGIKNIQFINMDAEKMDFSEKFDMIISRTTFHHLNIANVLERCVSLLNNGGVIYIKDNVSDNPTPAKWTYIVGAFLEFWPDCKQYGFKNAKRIFSHNVSKDWLSHLASDIYLSESDYHKIYEKHLPSCNFIREGWAMNVIWKKI from the coding sequence ATGGACATAAAAAATACTGCTAAACAATTTGATAAGGTTGCATTAGAATATGATTTTGTAGTTTCGTTAACGGAAAAACAAGATGATATCCTTGTCAAAAGTATGCCTAATAAAAGAAATCAGGTTCTTGATATAGGCTGCGGTTCGGGAAACAAAAGTATATTACTATCTAAATACTTTGAACATGTTATTGGTATTGATATTTCTGATTCATTCTTACAGATCGCGGAACACAAAAAAAATGCTAAAGGAATCAAGAATATTCAATTTATAAATATGGACGCTGAAAAGATGGACTTTAGTGAAAAATTTGATATGATTATTAGTCGGACAACCTTTCATCATTTAAATATTGCAAATGTACTTGAACGTTGCGTTTCTTTACTCAACAATGGTGGAGTTATATATATTAAAGATAATGTTTCTGATAATCCTACCCCAGCTAAATGGACATATATTGTTGGAGCGTTTTTGGAGTTTTGGCCTGATTGCAAACAATATGGCTTTAAAAATGCAAAAAGAATATTTTCTCATAATGTTTCGAAAGATTGGCTTTCTCATTTAGCATCAGACATATATCTATCTGAAAGTGATTATCATAAAATTTACGAAAAACATCTTCCATCTTGCAACTTTATTAGGGAAGGGTGGGCAATGAATGTAATATGGAAAAAGATATAA
- a CDS encoding UBA domain-containing protein, with the protein MDSNKVNELRKRIIATISECKLALEVSEWDIEKAFKYLKSLKISEIIKATEINDDVAFENYQKFNGDINRAIENIKYLKDSKEWELVNAPKIEDFIEKINKTSSVYDLFEFCPMGNNTDVSKLFDILYDFYSACAPGELDNIIGVFDEEIRNALIEINCTVVLDIFDEYIEAYREEDSEKIDSLDERFWNNDAEFYNKLKSYILNNIDIIFHEKMGI; encoded by the coding sequence ATGGATTCAAATAAAGTCAATGAACTAAGGAAAAGAATTATAGCTACAATTAGTGAATGTAAACTAGCACTTGAAGTCTCAGAGTGGGATATAGAAAAAGCATTTAAATATCTTAAAAGCTTAAAAATCAGTGAAATCATTAAAGCAACTGAAATAAATGATGATGTTGCATTTGAGAACTATCAAAAGTTTAATGGCGATATTAATAGAGCAATAGAGAATATAAAATACCTTAAAGACTCTAAAGAATGGGAATTGGTAAATGCTCCAAAGATTGAAGATTTCATAGAAAAAATCAACAAAACGTCCTCAGTGTATGATTTATTTGAGTTTTGCCCTATGGGAAATAATACAGATGTAAGCAAACTGTTTGATATACTATATGATTTTTATTCTGCTTGTGCTCCAGGTGAGTTAGATAACATAATTGGAGTATTTGATGAAGAAATAAGGAATGCATTAATAGAAATAAACTGTACTGTGGTACTTGATATTTTCGATGAATACATTGAAGCTTATCGAGAAGAAGATTCAGAAAAAATTGACAGCCTAGATGAAAGGTTTTGGAATAATGATGCTGAGTTCTATAATAAGTTAAAAAGTTATATTCTGAACAACATAGATATTATTTTTCATGAAAAGATGGGAATATAG
- the recD2 gene encoding SF1B family DNA helicase RecD2, whose amino-acid sequence MEYLSGIVERITYTNEDNGFSVVKIKSKGFADLVTVVGNLAAVNIGATIRLKGDWKYDSKFGKQFNVVDYRETVPATIAGIEKYLGSGLIKGIGPVYARRIVKHFKEDTLRVIEEEADYLINVEGIGQKRVDMIKKAWQEQKEIKNVMLFLQSNGVSTAYAVKIYKTYGNESINIVKTNPYRLADDIWGIGFKTADKIAQQLGFDKHSFERCRSGIVYVLNELSNEGHCFSTREQLLETTEKMLELEGTLIDATIDRMIEEKTIIPDEGNAIYLPAFYHSEVGIARRIKEILALESIYKSSNTDEIVENIQREYQIQYDEVQVEAVKTAARSKFMVLTGGPGTGKTTTTLAIIKIFQKLDAGVLLAAPTGRAAKRMSEATGMEAKTIHRLLEYSPMDGYKKNAETPLECDVLIIDETSMVDTILMYNLLKAVSNETVVVLVGDVDQLPSVGAGNVLKDIIDSDTVDVVKLTRIFRQAQGSAIITNAHRINKGESPGLKCGSKSDFFFVEEEDPQKVVETIKELCSKRLPNYYKVDPVNDIQVLCPMQRGEAGAFNLNMVLQETLNPGDVSIKYGGTVYRLKDKVMQIKNNYDKNVFNGDIGTISKIDTEDKTLIISFDGVDVEYDATELDEVVLAYATTVHKSQGSEYKIVVAPFTMQHYMMLQRNLLYTCVTRAKKILVLVGSKKAIGIAVSNNKTQKRNTMLVGRLKNG is encoded by the coding sequence ATGGAATACTTGAGCGGAATTGTTGAGCGAATTACATACACAAATGAGGACAACGGCTTCAGTGTCGTAAAGATCAAATCTAAAGGATTTGCCGATCTTGTTACTGTTGTCGGAAACCTTGCCGCTGTGAATATTGGTGCCACAATCCGGTTAAAAGGTGATTGGAAGTATGACAGCAAATTTGGCAAGCAGTTTAACGTAGTTGATTATCGAGAGACTGTACCGGCTACCATTGCAGGTATTGAAAAGTACCTTGGCAGCGGGTTGATAAAAGGTATTGGTCCGGTTTATGCGAGAAGGATTGTGAAACACTTTAAAGAAGATACTCTTAGGGTCATTGAGGAGGAAGCGGACTACCTTATCAATGTTGAAGGTATAGGTCAAAAAAGAGTTGATATGATTAAGAAAGCATGGCAGGAGCAGAAGGAGATCAAAAATGTTATGCTTTTTCTGCAGAGTAATGGAGTTTCAACTGCTTATGCAGTGAAAATATATAAGACTTACGGCAATGAGAGTATTAACATTGTAAAAACTAATCCTTACAGACTTGCTGATGATATCTGGGGTATAGGTTTTAAGACTGCGGATAAAATCGCCCAGCAATTAGGCTTTGACAAACATTCCTTTGAGCGCTGCCGTTCGGGGATTGTCTATGTCTTAAACGAACTTTCCAATGAAGGCCATTGTTTTTCTACCCGTGAGCAGCTTCTTGAAACAACGGAAAAGATGCTGGAATTGGAAGGAACTCTTATTGATGCAACTATTGACAGAATGATTGAAGAGAAAACAATAATTCCTGACGAAGGAAATGCCATATATCTTCCAGCTTTCTACCATAGCGAAGTCGGAATAGCAAGGCGGATAAAAGAGATTCTTGCATTAGAGAGCATATATAAGTCTTCCAATACAGATGAGATTGTTGAAAACATCCAAAGAGAGTATCAGATTCAATATGATGAGGTGCAGGTTGAGGCTGTCAAAACTGCTGCAAGATCAAAGTTCATGGTATTGACAGGAGGCCCGGGAACTGGTAAAACTACCACTACCCTTGCCATTATAAAGATATTTCAGAAGCTTGATGCCGGAGTTTTACTGGCAGCTCCAACGGGAAGAGCAGCTAAAAGAATGTCGGAAGCCACAGGAATGGAGGCAAAGACTATTCATAGACTTCTTGAGTATTCGCCCATGGACGGGTATAAGAAGAATGCAGAAACGCCTCTGGAATGTGACGTTCTAATTATTGATGAGACTTCAATGGTAGACACCATTCTTATGTATAACCTATTAAAGGCTGTTTCCAATGAGACGGTTGTTGTACTGGTGGGCGATGTAGACCAGCTTCCTTCAGTTGGTGCGGGCAATGTGCTCAAAGATATTATTGATTCCGATACTGTTGATGTTGTCAAGCTTACACGAATATTCAGACAGGCTCAGGGAAGTGCTATTATAACAAATGCTCACCGAATTAATAAAGGAGAATCTCCGGGCCTTAAGTGTGGCAGCAAAAGTGATTTCTTCTTTGTAGAAGAGGAAGATCCACAAAAGGTGGTTGAAACTATAAAGGAGCTGTGTTCCAAAAGACTACCGAATTATTATAAAGTTGATCCGGTTAATGACATTCAAGTTCTTTGCCCTATGCAGCGTGGAGAAGCAGGGGCGTTCAATCTGAATATGGTATTGCAGGAGACCTTAAACCCTGGCGATGTGTCTATAAAATATGGAGGAACTGTCTACCGGCTCAAGGATAAAGTTATGCAGATAAAGAATAACTATGACAAAAATGTTTTTAACGGAGATATCGGAACAATCAGCAAAATTGACACTGAAGATAAGACTCTGATTATAAGTTTTGACGGCGTTGATGTAGAATATGATGCTACGGAGCTTGATGAGGTGGTGCTGGCCTATGCAACGACAGTGCATAAAAGCCAGGGAAGTGAATATAAAATTGTAGTTGCACCCTTTACTATGCAGCACTACATGATGCTCCAGAGAAATCTGCTGTATACCTGCGTGACCAGGGCAAAAAAGATATTGGTACTGGTAGGTTCAAAAAAAGCTATAGGTATTGCTGTATCCAATAACAAAACTCAGAAGCGGAATACTATGCTGGTTGGTAGATTGAAAAACGGATAA
- a CDS encoding VanZ family protein, with product MIIMDYQIQLSTLLKIIPMVIVGFIVYFIIKTLIQRRFKIKVLITIFEYCFILSIITILKITGIISGNFGATSIFAGNVNFSFSLFEEGLSRATVLNLILFIPFGFLAALAVKKLREKWFYGILIGLIFSIVIEFLQSFTGRYVQIDDVMMNTIGSFIGYGISCFILVLVDKTNIKHGKKD from the coding sequence ATGATTATAATGGATTATCAAATACAACTATCTACTTTATTAAAAATCATCCCCATGGTAATTGTTGGATTCATTGTTTATTTTATCATTAAGACTCTAATTCAAAGAAGATTTAAAATTAAAGTATTAATTACTATATTCGAATACTGTTTTATTTTAAGTATAATTACAATTTTAAAAATTACTGGTATTATTTCGGGAAACTTTGGTGCTACTTCAATATTTGCTGGTAATGTTAATTTTAGCTTTAGTTTATTTGAAGAAGGACTCTCAAGAGCAACAGTACTAAACCTGATATTATTTATTCCTTTTGGTTTTTTGGCTGCATTAGCTGTAAAAAAACTTAGAGAAAAATGGTTTTATGGAATATTGATAGGGTTGATTTTTTCAATTGTTATCGAATTCTTGCAATCATTTACTGGTAGATATGTACAGATAGATGATGTCATGATGAATACTATTGGTTCATTTATTGGTTATGGAATATCGTGTTTTATATTAGTTTTGGTAGATAAAACTAATATAAAACATGGTAAAAAGGATTAA